The Haloarchaeobius sp. HME9146 genome includes a region encoding these proteins:
- a CDS encoding helix-turn-helix domain-containing protein, producing MSKTGAKEGSAVRPETAFSLLGNETRFGILKALWEISEPLASKPVSYSNLMDEVGVRDSGNFNYHLGKLEGHFVRSLDDGYELTAAGEQIVQTVVAGTGVEHPSMEEQHVGVVCAVCGGTETTVQYDDEILTLRCTECPGSYPTPPGKLAAFQIPPAGLTDRTPREIFEVGIARVALKTQSMIEGICPTCSMEPTIDVKLYDEHMDHDEPAEFEDTMWAIAYYGCPRCKLTWRFPTWATVMWHPAVISFFYQRKPDIDPLSWEYFVRGREFDQELVSEDPIRIAITVRYGDDGLQLTYDESMAVVDIDPEPL from the coding sequence ATGTCGAAGACGGGGGCGAAGGAAGGGAGTGCGGTACGACCCGAGACGGCGTTCTCGCTGCTTGGCAACGAGACGCGGTTCGGGATTCTCAAGGCACTCTGGGAGATATCCGAACCGCTCGCCTCCAAGCCGGTCAGTTACTCGAACCTGATGGACGAGGTCGGTGTCAGGGATTCTGGGAACTTCAACTACCACCTCGGCAAGCTCGAGGGGCACTTCGTCCGGTCGCTGGACGACGGATACGAACTCACGGCCGCGGGCGAACAGATCGTCCAGACCGTCGTCGCCGGAACCGGCGTCGAGCACCCCTCGATGGAAGAGCAGCACGTGGGCGTGGTCTGCGCGGTCTGTGGCGGAACCGAGACGACCGTCCAGTACGACGACGAGATACTGACACTCCGGTGCACGGAGTGCCCGGGCTCTTACCCCACGCCCCCTGGAAAGCTCGCCGCCTTCCAGATTCCCCCCGCGGGCCTCACCGACCGGACACCACGAGAGATCTTCGAGGTCGGTATCGCCCGCGTCGCGCTGAAGACGCAGTCGATGATAGAAGGCATCTGTCCGACCTGCTCGATGGAGCCGACCATCGACGTCAAGCTGTACGACGAGCATATGGACCACGACGAGCCTGCAGAGTTCGAGGACACGATGTGGGCCATCGCCTACTACGGCTGCCCGCGGTGCAAGCTCACCTGGCGGTTCCCCACCTGGGCGACCGTGATGTGGCACCCGGCGGTCATCTCGTTCTTCTACCAGCGCAAGCCCGACATCGATCCACTGTCCTGGGAGTACTTCGTCCGTGGTCGCGAGTTCGACCAGGAACTCGTCTCCGAGGACCCGATTCGTATCGCCATCACCGTCCGGTACGGGGATGACGGCCTCCAGCTCACCTACGACGAGTCGATGGCGGTGGTCGACATCGATCCAGAGCCCCTGTGA